From the Manihot esculenta cultivar AM560-2 chromosome 3, M.esculenta_v8, whole genome shotgun sequence genome, one window contains:
- the LOC110611733 gene encoding serine/threonine-protein kinase STY13 — MDSRTSCDAEGITAEGKSDNQSTVKGIGSVSSKDMIFRADKVDLKSLDVQLEKHLSRVWSRNIENQRPKEVWEIDLSKLDIRHVIAHGTYGTVYRGIYDNQDVAVKLLDWGEDGIATTAETTALRSSFRQEVAVWHKLDHPNVTKFVGASMGTSNLKIPAKDMSDGQSSLPSRACCVVVEYLPGGTLKQHLIRNRRKKLPYKIVIQLALDLSRGLSYLHSKKIVHRDVKTENMLLDAHRTLKIADFGVARVEAQNPRDMTGETGTLGYMAPEVLDGKPYNRSCDVYSFGICLWEIYCCDMPYPDLSFADVSSAVVRQNLRPEIPRCCPNSLATVMRKCWDANAEKRPEMAEVVRMLEAIDTSKGGGMIPEDQAPPACFCFAPARGP, encoded by the exons ATGGATTCAAGAACAAGTTGTGATGCTGAGGGTATCACGGCGGAAGGGAAATCTGATAATCAATCAACGGTGAAAGGTATAGGAAGTGTTAGTAGCAAAGATATGATTTTTCGAGCAGATAAAGTAGATCTTAAGAGCTTGGATGTACAGCTGGAGAAGCACCTGAGCAGGGTTTGGTCTAGGAACATTGAGAACCAAAGGCCTAAAGAAGTGTgggagattgatttgtctaaatTGGATATAAGGCATGTCATAGCTCACGGAACTTATGGGACTGTGTATCGAGGTATCTACGATAACCAAGACGTTGCAG TGAAGCTATTGGACTGGGGTGAGGATGGTATTGCCACAACTGCTGAAACCACTGCTCTGCGGTCATCATTTCGGCAAGAAGTTGCTGTTTGGCACAAGCTTGACCATCCTAATGTCACAAAA TTTGTTGGAGCATCAATGGGAACATCAAATCTCAAAATTCCTGCAAAAGACATGTCTGATGGTCAATCTTCTCTCCCTTCCAGGGCATGTTGTGTGGTTGTTGAGTATCTCCCTGGTGGGACTCTAAAACAGCACTTGATAAGAAATAGGCGGAAGAAACTTCCTTATAAGATTGTGATCCAACTGGCTTTGGATCTCTCTAGGGG ACTTAGCTATCTACATTCCAAGAAGATTGTACATCGTGATGTCAAAACTGAAAATATGTTATTGGATGCTCATCGAACTCTTAAAATCGCTGATTTTGGTGTTGCCCGTGTTGAAGCTCAGAATCCAAGGGACATGACGGGTGAAACCGGTACCCTTGGATACATGGCCCCAGAG GTTCTTGATGGCAAGCCATATAATAGAAGCTGTGATGTCTACAGCTTTGGCATATGCTTGTGGGAAATTTATTGCTGTGATATGCCCTACCCTGACCTTAGCTTTGCTGATGTGTCATCTGCTGTTGTTCGACAG AATCTACGACCAGAGATTCCAAGATGTTGTCCAAATTCTTTAGCAACTGTCATGAGAAAATGCTGGGATGCAAATGCAGAAAAACGTCCTGAAATGGCTGAGGTGGTGAGAATGTTAGAAGCCATTGATACAAGCAAGGGAGGAGGGATGATTCCAGAGGATCAGGCTCCTCCTGCCTGTTTCTGTTTTGCCCCTGCCCGTGGTCCTTGA
- the LOC110611732 gene encoding pentatricopeptide repeat-containing protein At2g22410, mitochondrial: MIRYRCYRNLFSPNIPFPLLISSFRLSINPQILFYPFNPFSSTSTTTTIKWNSITNVIITHPTLLILESCTSMTQLTQIQAHMTVTGLITHTFPVSRVLAFCALADTGDLKHAYLLFTHLENPNTYMWNTMIRGYSKAKMPAVALSFFCQMVRERIEMDTRSFVFGLKACERFSRILEGKSIHSAIWKMGFVSALLVQNGLIHFYSVHGYLILARKVFDEVYLRDVVSWTSMIDGYSAHNCYNEAFKLFDSMLLSDVEPNEVTVISVLSSCSRKGDVSVGKSIHEYVKRKNLNHSLNLMNAILDMYVKCNCLAAARETFDNMRIKDVYSWTSMVNGYAKNGELELARKLFNEMPERNVVSWNAMIAGYSQNNQPKEALALFHDMVDAGLLPMENTLVCVLSACGQLGYLDFGRWIHFYSVEQKHTENSVILANALIDMYAKCGAIDAAADVFNYIPERDLVSWNSMISAYASHGHAEQALVVFEQMIEGGHKPDDITLVGVLSACSHGGLVAEGRAYFQQMERNYGIEPKREHYACMIDLLGRVGLLEDAYELITKMPMQPSEAAWGALLNACRMYGNVELAKLSTKELLDLDPDDSGIYVLLATTCANDRRWGDVKMIRSMMRERGVKKIPGHSLIEVESEFHEFLASDESHPQSEDIYKALDGIYLQSKQEESVTKTSELINLFTFYDDSTRLCMN; the protein is encoded by the coding sequence ATGATACGATATCGATGTTACAGAAATCTATTCTCTCCAAACATCCCTTTTCCTCTGTTGATATCTTCTTTCCGTCTCTCTATCAATCCCCAAATCCTCTTTTATCCTTTCAACCCATTCTCATcaacctccaccaccacaacaaTCAAATGGAATTCGATCACCAATGTGATCATCACTCACCCCACTCTTTTAATCCTGGAGTCCTGCACTTCCATGACCCAGTTGACGCAAATCCAAGCCCACATGACCGTAACTGGTCTCATTACTCACACATTCCCTGTCAGCCGTGTCTTAGCTTTTTGCGCTCTCGCTGATACTGGTGATTTGAAACATGCCTATTTGCTATTTACCCATCTGGAAAACCCTAATACTTATATGTGGAATACTATGATTAGAGGGTACTCCAAAGCTAAGATGCCGGCTGTAGCGCTCTCCTTCTTTTGTCAAATGGTTCGAGAGCGGATTGAAATGGATACTAGAAGCTTTGTTTTTGGATTGAAAGCATGTGAGCGGTTTTCAAGAATTTTAGAGGGGAAATCGATTCACTCTGCAATTTGGAAGATGGGTTTTGTATCTGCCTTGCTGGTTCAAAATGGATTGATACATTTCTATAGCGTCCATGGGTATTTGATTTTAGCTCGTAAAGTGTTTGATGAAGTTTATTTGAGGGATGTTGTTTCTTGGACCTCGATGATTGATGGTTATTCTGCGCATAATTGTTACAACGAAGCTTTCAAGCTTTTTGATTCCATGTTGTTGAGTGATGTTGAGCCAAACGAAGTTACTGTGATTTCGGTTCTTTCATCTTGCTCTCGTAAAGGGGACGTGAGCGTTGGGAAGAGTATCCATGAATATGTAAAAAGGAAGAATTTGAATCACAGCTTGAATTTGATGAATGCAATTTTAGATATGTATGTGAAATGTAATTGCTTGGCTGCAGCAAGAGAGACTTTTGACAACATGAGAATTAAAGACGTGTACTCCTGGACTAGCATGGTTAACGGGTATGCTAAAAACGGTGAACTAGAATTGGCAAGGAAGTTGTTTAATGAGATGCCTGAGAGGAACGTGGTTTCCTGGAATGCCATGATTGCGGGTTATTCTCAAAATAACCAACCAAAGGAAGCTCTAGCATTGTTTCATGATATGGTGGACGCGGGCTTGTTGCCGATGGAGAATACTTTAGTGTGTGTGCTTTCTGCTTGTGGTCAGCTGGGGTATTTGGACTTTGGTCGGTGGATTCATTTCTACAGTGTTGAGCAAAAACACACAGAAAATAGTGTGATTTTAGCAAATGCGTTGATAGACATGTATGCTAAATGTGGAGCAATAGATGCTGCCGCAGATGTTTTTAACTACATTCCGGAGAGAGATTTGGTTTCTTGGAATTCCATGATTTCTGCGTATGCTAGTCATGGGCATGCCGAGCAAGCTCTTGTCGTCTTTGAGCAAATGATAGAAGGAGGACACAAGCCAGATGACATTACATTAGTGGGCGTCTTGTCAGCTTGCAGTCATGGGGGACTAGTCGCCGAAGGCCGAGCATATTTTCAGCAAATGGAAAGAAATTATGGTATCGAGCCCAAGCGAGAACACTACGCTTGTATGATTGATTTGCTTGGTCGAGTTGGCCTACTAGAAGATGCTTATGAGTTAATAACTAAGATGCCAATGCAACCGAGTGAAGCTGCATGGGGTGCTCTTCTCAATGCTTGTAGGATGTATGGGAATGTTGAACTTGCTAAGCTCTCAACTAAAGAACTTTTAGACTTGGATCCTGATGATAGTGGTATTTATGTGTTGCTTGCGACTACTTGCGCTAATGATAGAAGATGGGGCGATGTTAAGATGATCAGAAGCATGATGAGGGAGAGGGGGGTTAAGAAGATTCCCGGCCATAGCTTGATAGAGGTAGAGAGCGAGTTTCATGAATTTTTGGCCAGTGACGAATCCCACCCGCAATCTGAAGACATTTATAAAGCATTGGATGGAATATATTTGCAGTCCAAACAGGAGGAAAGTGTAACAAAGACATCTGAATTGATAAATCTGTTTACGTTTTATGATGATTCCACAAGATTATGTATGAACTAA
- the LOC110611734 gene encoding protein RDM1, whose protein sequence is MDPVFHRSRAQDLTLFGFPRVLLYVPLAATCKSYHSSHSCARSLSLHLLLLDTSTQGRIVCIMKRTLPWNEQTDVISDESSSSDVDMDINDRVDGQQLSPNITLDQPTTEMTSEVSRRAEMYQEYMSQVPIPAHHGSVIPFSSWVELGKSIKQLYGQPLHYLTNITLTKWDNLRAASEYEQKPLDMMIHPCKAEATIWLVEEIHRRTTSHHHIAELWLKDRMHHTYVDSIFPKI, encoded by the exons ATGGATCCGGTTTTTCATAGGTCAAGGGCCCAAGACCTAACCCTGTTTGGCTTTCCCCGCGTTCTCCTCTATGTGCCTCTCGCGGCGACCTGTAAGTCCTATCACTCCTCTCACTCGTGCGCTCGGTCTCTTTCACTCCATCTATTGCTGCTCGATACATCAACCCAG GGTAGAATTGTCTGTATCATGAAGAGGACATTGCCGTGGAATGAGCAGACTGATGTTATATCAGATGAATCATCCTCCTCGGATGTAGATATGGATATTAATGATAGAGTTGATGGGCAGCAACTGTCCCCTAATATTACACTTGATCAACCTACAACTGAAATGACATCTGAAG TGAGCAGAAGAGCAGAAATGTATCAAGAATATATGAGTCAAGTCCCTATCCCAGCACATCATGGTTCTGTCATTCCATTTTCATCATGGGTGGAATTAGGCAAATCAATTAAGCAATTATATGGGCAACCCTTGCATTATCTCACCAACATTACTCTAACAAAGTGGGATAATCTGAGAGCTGCTAGTGAGTATGAACAAAAGCCATTGGATATGATGATTCATCCATGTAAGGCTGAAGCAACCATTTGGCTTGTTGAAGAAATTCACCGGCGTACCACATCTCACCATCATATCGCTGAACTTTGGCTGAAGGACCGAATGCACCATACTTATGTCGACTCCATTTTCCCCAAGATATGA
- the LOC110611305 gene encoding pentatricopeptide repeat-containing protein At3g22670, mitochondrial, translating to MPPKQQIHKLVQIFSSPKTPQTNSLIPKPLRTPLPPASSDTAELPDLPTWLRHKENPEITDHNDDDFVIPSVAEWIQNSNVGNFNQVGSHLLFESEVSDIEKVSEILKKHYPSTDSVVQGLNECGVNATNTLISQLLKRFSNDWVLAFGVFTWAKNQTGYTHTSELYDSMVDILGKRKQFNLMWELVKEMEKLKGYITLVTMGKVMRRLARAGQHEDAIEVFRGMEKFGVSKDIEALNILMDALIKAGSVENAHSVFMEFKDCIPADSHSFNVLIHGYCKARKLDDAKKTMEEMEKHGFQPDVVSYTSFIESYCKSKDFRNANAILDEMQEKGCKPNVVTYTIIMLALGKAKQVNEALEVYDKMKRNDCVPDASFYSSLIFVLSQSGRLKDSWDIFEDMKKQGIHRDWLTYKTMIASACSHLQEENALKLLQRMEEDSCKPDIQIYAPLLKMCCRKKRMKVLKFLLDHMFKNNVSIDLGTYTLLVRGLCKSGKLEHASSFFEEAVLKGMIPKDGTYKILVEELEQNNMTEAKERIQKLMLQAKGQNPI from the coding sequence ATGCCTCCAAAGCAGCAAATTCACAAGCTCGTTCAAATATTCtcctcccccaaaaccccccaaaCCAACTCCTTAATACCTAAACCTCTTCGGACACCTCTCCCTCCTGCCTCTTCCGACACGGCCGAGTTACCTGATCTCCCAACTTGGCTCCGCCACAAAGAAAACCCAGAAATCACCGATCACAATGATGACGATTTTGTTATTCCTTCAGTAGCCGAATGGATTCAGAATTCCAACGTTGGAAACTTCAATCAGGTTGGCAGTCACTTGCTGTTTGAATCAGAAGTTAGTGATATCGAGAAAGTGAGCGAAATCCTAAAGAAACACTACCCATCAACGGATAGTGTCGTTCAAGGGTTGAATGAATGCGGTGTTAATGCCACTAACACTTTGATTTCACAACTTTTGAAGAGGTTTAGCAATGACTGGGTTCTGGCTTTTGGGGTGTTCACTTGGGCAAAGAATCAAACAGGTTATACGCATACATCCGAGTTGTATGATTCCATGGTTGATATATTGGGGAAGCGCAAGCAGTTCAATCTCATGTGGGAATTAGTTAAGGAAATGGAGAAGTTGAAAGGGTATATTACATTGGTTACAATGGGCAAGGTGATGAGACGACTTGCTAGAGCTGGCCAGCATGAAGATGCTATCGAGGTATTTAGAGGAATGGAAAAGTTTGGTGTAAGTAAAGACATAGAAGCATTGAATATACTAATGGATGCATTGATTAAGGCGGGAAGCGTTGAGAATGCTCATAGCGTGTTTATGGAGTTTAAGGATTGTATACCTGCAGATTCCCATAGTTTCAATGTTTTGATACATGGGTATTGCAAAGCAAGAAAATTAGATGATGCAAAAAAGACTATGGAAGAAATGGAGAAACATGGGTTTCAACCTGACGTTGTTTCATACACTAGTTTCATTGAATCATATTGCAAATCCAAAGATTTTCGAAATGCCAATGCAATTTTAGATGAGATGCAAGAAAAAGGTTGCAAGCCTAACGTGGTTACATATACCATCATCATGCTTGCTTTGGGGAAAGCAAAGCAAGTAAATGAAGCCTTGGAGGTTTATgataaaatgaaaagaaatgaCTGTGTGCCTGATGCTTCATTTTATAGCTCTTTGATTTTTGTCTTAAGTCAGTCTGGAAGGCTCAAGGACTCTTGGGATATTTTTGAGGATATGAAAAAACAAGGTATTCATCGAGATTGGTTGACTTATAAAACCATGATCGCTTCTGCTTGTAGTCATTTGCAAGAAGAGAATGCATTGAAGTTGCTTCAAAGAATGGAGGAGGATTCATGCAAGCCAGATATACAGATATATGCACCTTTActgaagatgtgctgcaggaAGAAGAGAATGAAGGTACTCAAGTTTCTGTTGGATCACATGTTTAAGAACAATGTCAGTATCGATCTTGGTACATACACGCTTCTGGTGCGTGGATTATGTAAGAGTGGGAAGCTTGAACATGCTTCCTCCTTCTTTGAAGAAGCTGTATTGAAGGGAATGATTCCTAAAGATGGGACATACAAGATTTTGGTGGAGGAACTTGAGCAAAATAACATGACTGAAGCCAAGGAAAGGATTCAGAAGCTGATGTTACAGGCTAAAGGGCAAAATCCAATCTAG
- the LOC110611304 gene encoding DExH-box ATP-dependent RNA helicase DExH16, mitochondrial isoform X2, which translates to MAALFLRFCHRKFSAVGISRLPKDNLDTYQLHSKLKHGTLLGVFDLLREYSSGSGTTKFDFTDLTSPHTWYPKARKKRRKVILHVGPTNSGKTHNALKQLESSPSGIYCGPLRLLAWEVAKRLNKANVPCDLITGQEREEVDGAKHKAVTVEMADVTSDYSCAVVDEIQMLGCKTRGFSFTRALLGISADELHLCGDPAAVSLIEEILKVTDDDVKVEYYERLSPLVPLKKPLGSFWNIQTGDCIVAFSRREIYRMKKKIESAGKHLCSVVYGSLPPETRTRQATMFNDASSEFDVLVASDAIGMGLNLNISRIIFSTMKKFDGVEMRDLTVPEVKQIAGRAGRYRSKFPVGEVTCLHADDLSLLHSSLESPSPNLETAGLFPTFDLMYMYSRLHPKSGIYQILEHFLENAKLSPNYFIADCAEMLKVAAFIDEMPLSLHDKYLFCISPVDMNDEISSQGLTQFAENYAKKGIVRLKEIFTPGTLMVPKTQSNLEELESIHKVLDLYIWLSFRLEDFFPDRELAASQKSLCSLLIEQFLERLGWQRPTAKRLRSRNVSTSLSSKNVRRYL; encoded by the exons ATGGCTGCTTTGTTCCTTCGTTTTTGCCATAGAAAGTTTTCAGCTGTTGGGATTTCTCGCCTTCCAAAAG ACAACTTGGACACCTATCAGCTGCATTCGAAATTGAAGCATGGAACTTTACTTGGTGTCTTTGATTTGTTGAGAGAATATAGCAGTGGCAGTGGTACGACGAAGTTTGATTTTACGGACTTGAC TTCTCCTCATACATGGTACCCAAAGGCTCGAAAAAAGCGTCGCAAGGTTATTCTGCACGTGGGCCCCACAAACAGTGGTAAAACGCATAATGCTTTGAAGCAACTAGAATCAAGTCCTTCTG GCATATATTGTGGTCCTTTGAGGTTGTTGGCATGGGAGGTGGCAAAAAGGTTGAATAAGGCAAATGTTCCATGTGACCTAATAACAGGGCAGGAAAGAGAGGAAGTTGATGGTGCAAAGCACAAGGCTGTGACAGTTGAAATGGCTGATGTAACTTCCGATTACAGTTGTGCTGTTGTTGATGAAATTCAG ATGTTGGGGTGTAAGACGAGAGGGTTCTCATTTACACGTGCTCTTTTAGGAATTTCTGCTGATGAACTTCATCTTTGTGGGGATCCAGCTGCTGTTTCCCTTATCGAGGAAATACTCAAGGTTACTGATGATGATGTCAAG GTTGAATACTATGAGAGACTTTCACCATTAGTTCCATTAAAGAAACCTCTTGGGTCCTTCTGGAATATACAAACAGGTGACTGCATTGTAGCATTTTCGCGTCGTGAGATCTACAGGATGAAG aaaaaaattgaaagtgCAGGAAAGCATCTTTGTTCTGTAGTTTACGGTTCACTGCCACCTGAAACTAGAACAAGACAG GCAACCATGTTCAATGATGCTAGCAGTGAATTTGATGTTCTAGTGGCTAGTGATGCCATTGGGATGGGCCTTAACTTGAACATTTCTAGAATCATATTTTCAACAATGAAAAAGTTTGATGGTGTTGAGATGCGGGATCTAACAGTTCCAGAGGTTAAACAAATAGCAG GGCGAGCTGGAAGGTACAGATCAAAATTTCCTGTTGGAGAGGTGACTTGTCTGCATGCAGATGATCTGTCCTTACTTCATTCATCACTGGAATCTCCATCTCCCAATCTGGAG ACTGCTGGACTGTTCCCTACTTTTGATCTCATGTATATGTATTCAAGGTTACACCCAAAAAGTGGCATATACCAAATATTG GAACATTTTTTAGAGAATGCCAAATTGTCTCCAAATTATTTCATTGCCGATTGTGCGGAAATGTTG AAAGTTGCTGCCTTTATCGATGAAATGCCTCTTTCACTGCATGATAAGTACCTTTTCTGTATCAG CCCAGTTGACATGAACGATGAGATCTCATCTCAGGGTCTTACACAG TTCGCCGAGAACTATGCAAAGAAAGGCATTGTCCGTCTTAAAGAAATATTTACACCTGGGACACTTATGGTGCCAAAGACACAATCTAACCTTGAGGAGCTTGAATCTATTCACAAG GTGTTGGATCTCTATATTTGGTTGAGTTTCCGATTGGAGGATTTCTTTCCAGACCGTGAGCTGGCAGCTTCTCAAAAATCTCTCTGCAGCCT GTTAATTGAGCAGTTCCTTGAAAGACTGGGATGGCAAAGGCCAACAGCAAAAAGGTTACGATCACGTAATGTATCAACCTCCTTATCGTCCAAAAATGTGAGGCGCTATCTGTGA
- the LOC110611304 gene encoding DExH-box ATP-dependent RNA helicase DExH16, mitochondrial isoform X1: MAALFLRFCHRKFSAVGISRLPKADNLDTYQLHSKLKHGTLLGVFDLLREYSSGSGTTKFDFTDLTSPHTWYPKARKKRRKVILHVGPTNSGKTHNALKQLESSPSGIYCGPLRLLAWEVAKRLNKANVPCDLITGQEREEVDGAKHKAVTVEMADVTSDYSCAVVDEIQMLGCKTRGFSFTRALLGISADELHLCGDPAAVSLIEEILKVTDDDVKVEYYERLSPLVPLKKPLGSFWNIQTGDCIVAFSRREIYRMKKKIESAGKHLCSVVYGSLPPETRTRQATMFNDASSEFDVLVASDAIGMGLNLNISRIIFSTMKKFDGVEMRDLTVPEVKQIAGRAGRYRSKFPVGEVTCLHADDLSLLHSSLESPSPNLETAGLFPTFDLMYMYSRLHPKSGIYQILEHFLENAKLSPNYFIADCAEMLKVAAFIDEMPLSLHDKYLFCISPVDMNDEISSQGLTQFAENYAKKGIVRLKEIFTPGTLMVPKTQSNLEELESIHKVLDLYIWLSFRLEDFFPDRELAASQKSLCSLLIEQFLERLGWQRPTAKRLRSRNVSTSLSSKNVRRYL; this comes from the exons ATGGCTGCTTTGTTCCTTCGTTTTTGCCATAGAAAGTTTTCAGCTGTTGGGATTTCTCGCCTTCCAAAAG CAGACAACTTGGACACCTATCAGCTGCATTCGAAATTGAAGCATGGAACTTTACTTGGTGTCTTTGATTTGTTGAGAGAATATAGCAGTGGCAGTGGTACGACGAAGTTTGATTTTACGGACTTGAC TTCTCCTCATACATGGTACCCAAAGGCTCGAAAAAAGCGTCGCAAGGTTATTCTGCACGTGGGCCCCACAAACAGTGGTAAAACGCATAATGCTTTGAAGCAACTAGAATCAAGTCCTTCTG GCATATATTGTGGTCCTTTGAGGTTGTTGGCATGGGAGGTGGCAAAAAGGTTGAATAAGGCAAATGTTCCATGTGACCTAATAACAGGGCAGGAAAGAGAGGAAGTTGATGGTGCAAAGCACAAGGCTGTGACAGTTGAAATGGCTGATGTAACTTCCGATTACAGTTGTGCTGTTGTTGATGAAATTCAG ATGTTGGGGTGTAAGACGAGAGGGTTCTCATTTACACGTGCTCTTTTAGGAATTTCTGCTGATGAACTTCATCTTTGTGGGGATCCAGCTGCTGTTTCCCTTATCGAGGAAATACTCAAGGTTACTGATGATGATGTCAAG GTTGAATACTATGAGAGACTTTCACCATTAGTTCCATTAAAGAAACCTCTTGGGTCCTTCTGGAATATACAAACAGGTGACTGCATTGTAGCATTTTCGCGTCGTGAGATCTACAGGATGAAG aaaaaaattgaaagtgCAGGAAAGCATCTTTGTTCTGTAGTTTACGGTTCACTGCCACCTGAAACTAGAACAAGACAG GCAACCATGTTCAATGATGCTAGCAGTGAATTTGATGTTCTAGTGGCTAGTGATGCCATTGGGATGGGCCTTAACTTGAACATTTCTAGAATCATATTTTCAACAATGAAAAAGTTTGATGGTGTTGAGATGCGGGATCTAACAGTTCCAGAGGTTAAACAAATAGCAG GGCGAGCTGGAAGGTACAGATCAAAATTTCCTGTTGGAGAGGTGACTTGTCTGCATGCAGATGATCTGTCCTTACTTCATTCATCACTGGAATCTCCATCTCCCAATCTGGAG ACTGCTGGACTGTTCCCTACTTTTGATCTCATGTATATGTATTCAAGGTTACACCCAAAAAGTGGCATATACCAAATATTG GAACATTTTTTAGAGAATGCCAAATTGTCTCCAAATTATTTCATTGCCGATTGTGCGGAAATGTTG AAAGTTGCTGCCTTTATCGATGAAATGCCTCTTTCACTGCATGATAAGTACCTTTTCTGTATCAG CCCAGTTGACATGAACGATGAGATCTCATCTCAGGGTCTTACACAG TTCGCCGAGAACTATGCAAAGAAAGGCATTGTCCGTCTTAAAGAAATATTTACACCTGGGACACTTATGGTGCCAAAGACACAATCTAACCTTGAGGAGCTTGAATCTATTCACAAG GTGTTGGATCTCTATATTTGGTTGAGTTTCCGATTGGAGGATTTCTTTCCAGACCGTGAGCTGGCAGCTTCTCAAAAATCTCTCTGCAGCCT GTTAATTGAGCAGTTCCTTGAAAGACTGGGATGGCAAAGGCCAACAGCAAAAAGGTTACGATCACGTAATGTATCAACCTCCTTATCGTCCAAAAATGTGAGGCGCTATCTGTGA